TGAAGCCCGAGGACGGACGCAAGGTGGTCTGTCATCCCACGGCCTGGGACATGGGCAACCGAAAGGACTTCAGGTACACATTCAGAAACTAACAAATATTATATTCAAAAGAAGTCGTTTGTTATTAAAACAGCGAGCTAGAAAGACACAAGTTGGACCAAGAAGGGTTACTAGCGCAGTACGATACTTTTACCATTAAGGTTGAATTgtcggaccaaaaaaaaagtcactagtaACGGGGAAAAAGAACCAAATAGCAGTTCTATGACTGCTCCCTCGTCGTTCTACTAGTGCTCTGAATTTTCTTACTAGTGAGCACAAAGACGAATGAGTGACTGGGCTTTAACGTGGATGGAAATTTGATATTTCTCCTGATGTTTATGTACTGATATGCCCGTTATCTTCACTAGTACAAGTACTACATGTTACGAGTTGAGGAAAAACTGTGCAGCAACTGTGTACAGTGTCAAATTTTACCAGGTCACATCTTCTGCTTCATAAGCCGTACTAGTAGCAGGAAGATGTCAACTAGTGTAGAGTTTTGGCACACTAGTAACATGTACTTAGTTGTCCTTTTAGTACGGCAAAACTGTCTTAGTAGCGTCCACAGATATCATACAATAGTAGGGAAAGAAATGTTATTAATAAGACAAACTCTGGCTAATAGTGCGCTGATTGGGTTACTAGCGAGGACAAAGAGCATTCTCGTTGATGGACGTTTTCCTGGATATCAAGGATATTttataaatgctcaaatggctttcCACAAGCGTGACTATCGTGTCGTAGAAATCTCTTTTAGTAcatacagtcaagaaaataagtatttgaaccccctgctacgttgcaagttctcctacttggAAGTTATGCAgaggtgtgaaattttcatcgtaggtgcatgtccactgtgagagagataacagaaatcacaatgtatgatttatttgtgtgatacagctgcaaaaaagtatttgaacacccgagaaaaccagtgttaatatttggtacagtagcctttgtttgcaattccggaggtcaaacgtttcctgcggaaatccaaagattttctattgggttaggTCTGGAGGCTGACCTTGGTctggttcttacggagccactcctcggtttcAGCGGCTGTTTGCttcgttttctcaggtgttcaaatacttatttgcagccgtatcacaccgataaatcgttaaaaatcgtTTCtggattctctctcacagtggactcctccatgatttctaagtgggagaacttgcaatacagcagggtgttcaaatacttgttttcttcactatgCGTGATTTGACTTTTTGCACCTTTACACGATGTAATGAAGTACACGTATTTATGGTTATAATTACGCTCGGTGTCACGCATTGACGGCAGCATTTTTACTGCCCATCACTTATGACTGGTTCTTCGGCGCTGATAAAGGgaacaatttcatatttttgtctcGTCAAACATTAATCAGTGTACTGCAGCCACGTTTCCTCAACACTGGCTGACAAATAAGATGTGATAGTACAAAAGGATTATTAAACACGTGTTACTCATCAAGAgcaaaagagcaaaaacaacaacaccaaaaaaattaCTGTCCAATGACTGCCTCCATTTTACATGCCATATTAAACTCAACAATAAATGGTCGATAGCAAATATTCTTAAACTGTAGTTTAACTGTCAAGcttatatataacatatacatatatataatatataataaattaataatactataatatataacatattttttaataatttgttctttttcaatatttatttatttcattttatgggcaatattacattatctCACCATAATTAATGtactttttaggaaaaaaatatttattgtttttctacacacacacatatatatatatatataatatataataatataataatacaataatatagaacatatttttaataatttgttctttttcaatatttttttttcattttatgggcaatattacattatctCACCATAATTAATGtactttttaggaaaaaaaaatatttatcattgtctttctacacacacacacacacacacacacacacacacacacatatatatatatatatatatagatagatagatagatagaagatagatagatagatagatagatagatagatagatatagatagatagatatattgtgtatacattttttttctcttttattgaATAACCAAACTTAGTTCAGTTCAATAGCTTTCCGTGTCCCGTTTGGCATTTGaatcttgtttttatttatgtattgccGGCGCTCTCTCCATGACTCATCAGAGAGTTTATTGATTACCGCAATCTGTTTTATTGGCGGCGTATCGCGGCTACGCTATCGCAACAAATCTTTCTTCCGTAATAAAAGCGTTATCGTCTTGCGCCAGGATCAAAATGTGCACGAAAGTCAACATGGACAACTTCCTGACGGTGCACCACGAGATGGGCCACAACCAGTACCAGATGGCTTACCGAAACCGGCCCTACCTGTTGAGGGACGGCGCCAACGAGGGCTTCCACGAGGCCGTCGGGGAGATCATGTCCCTCTCGGCCGCCACGCCCAAGCACCTGCAGGGACTCGGACTCCTGCCGCCGGACTTTGTCTACAATAATGGTGAGAAGGAGCTCGctgcgtccgtccgtccgtccgtccgtccgtccgtccgcctatctatctatctatctatctatctatctatctatctatctatctatctatctatctatctatctatctatctatctatctatctatctatctatctatctatctatctatctatctatctatctatctatctatctatctatctatctatctgtctgtctgtctacgTTGCGAGTGAGCAAGCGTCATTCGGCAGCgcttaaaaattcatttttcttttcttttctttctttttgtcccCCTTTTTCGTCGCCACAGAGACAGAGATGAACTTCCTGCTCAAGCAGGCGCTCACCATTGTGGCCACTCTGCCGTTCACCTACATGCTGGAGGAGTGGCGGTGGCAAGTTTTTGCCGGAAACATCCCCgaggataaatggatggagCGCTGGTGGGAGATGAAGTAGGCAGACGGGCGGGCGCTTTGCGTCCCGTCATCATTTCATCGCGCGCGTTAGAAATCCGCCATCGGGTCCGAGTGACCGTTTGTGTGCCGCAACAGGAGGGAGCTGGTCGGCGTGGTGGAGCCACTACCGAGAGACGAGACGTACTGTGACCCCGCTGCTCTCTTCCACGTATCTGGAGACTACTCGTTCATCAGGTGAAATATTGAACCGATGGACGTGCGTTTTAAAATTGAGAGAAGGTCGCGTGAAGTCCATCTGGAAAGGTCAGAGTGCATTGCAGGTCCATCCGTGGTATTTTAAAGCACGTCCGAGACTACGTCCATTGCGAGATGTGTAGAAATCATTattctctgttttgtttttggttttgtcttgTTTACACATACACTGAGTGGAGTGTTGCATTGTTCTGACCCACAAGAGGGCGACATTCAACACTATCTGCAAGGGGGAAGGCAAGAGATGAGAGAGTCAAAGGGAGTCGTTGGCTTAAAAGGGAGTGGTTGGCTGTTTGATTGGAAAGCAGTTTGTGTGGGCGGAGTCAAATATCACTGCTGGTTCTCGTCACCTCGTCTTATTTACGGCATCCCCacaacattcccaaaaaatctgaatcagATTTAAAGTCgttgctgccctggtacgacattcagaacagaGAACGAGGGACAacgtagcaacaagaacaagagacatttctgtttataggaactacaGCGGTAacttggttttcgaacgtcttcgttttcgtacaaatcggttttcacgCGAAAAtattacgatttttttttttgctttgggttTTGTAACGGAAATTGGTATTCGAACGcctcgaccagctgacccacgacgatttgttattgtgctttcgaatgcaccccggaaaaaaaacggaaaagacgtaaCGGGCGTGGATAGTGTTGTCGAGGAAGTTGAGGAGATGTCGTccgatgaggctgaaggcaggaaggatgtctcaagtgccgacgttaaagctatctgcgcgaaatggaacgacatccataattttgttcaacttcatcacccgaataaggctgaatgttgcagagcactgcaaaattttaatgatgttgttatgagcaacttcagaaaagtgcttaaaagacgacagaaacaaacaattaaattcgttctttgtgaaaaaggggcgagtcacccccaccaaagacatctgaaactgttttgcattgctttttcttttgttccatgaaCAATTACCATTTAGctgcaagttaattttttttacgttacgtactttctgtacaaataaaaaacaatttgttttttttccacctcattattgcttgtttaaagttattctgcacttttgttgataaaaaaaaaggtttacaaggctaggggccgagtcgctacagatacgggaatgcactcccagcctagcatacactactaggctaaagcacacattttaagtaaagaaaaaagtatatttCTTAAAGGATTTACTTATATAAAGTATTGAAACCACACATGTATcactactatgcagtttattatcagaaaaagctaaaaaaaatcacttgaaaatttttttttaggcttggaacagattattttattttccattcattgtaatgggaaaacgtgctttggttttcaaacgttttggttttcaaccagccttctggaacagattgcgttcgagaaccaaggcaccactgtagctGATTCCGAGAAACGTGAACAGCAATCATCTTTCTGTTTCTGACACTTTTTGGATGTACTTCCATTCAGGTACTTCACAAGAACCATCTACCAGTTCCAGTTCCAAAAAGCTCTTTGTCAAGCTGCCGGCCAGGCTGATCCGTTACCTTCATGCGACATTACCGGTTCAATAGAAGCAGGCACCAAGCTCAGGTACTAGTTACTTCTCCTTTCAACCATTTTAGAAGATTGTAGAGAATATCGCTATTGAGCCACTTGGCTAAATCAAAATTATGAGCCAATTTTCCTGTAGCCCGAGTTGCCCTTTCAGGAGTCATCACCAAACGTTGTTTCCTCAGGAACATGTTGGAGTTGGGTCGTTCACAGTCGTGGACCAGAGCTCTACATACAATATCTGGAGATATCAAGATGGACGCCAGGCCACTGCTGGACTATTTCCAAAAACTTTATGCGTGGCTTAAGGAGGACAACATGAAACACAAGCGCACGG
The DNA window shown above is from Syngnathoides biaculeatus isolate LvHL_M chromosome 3, ASM1980259v1, whole genome shotgun sequence and carries:
- the ace2 gene encoding angiotensin-converting enzyme 2 isoform X2, with the protein product MWGRFWANLYPLSAPYEGEIDVSETMVAQGWTERRLFEEAEKFFMSVGLEKMFDNFWTNSMLVKPEDGRKVVCHPTAWDMGNRKDFRIKMCTKVNMDNFLTVHHEMGHNQYQMAYRNRPYLLRDGANEGFHEAVGEIMSLSAATPKHLQGLGLLPPDFVYNNETEMNFLLKQALTIVATLPFTYMLEEWRWQVFAGNIPEDKWMERWWEMKRELVGVVEPLPRDETYCDPAALFHVSGDYSFIRYFTRTIYQFQFQKALCQAAGQADPLPSCDITGSIEAGTKLRNMLELGRSQSWTRALHTISGDIKMDARPLLDYFQKLYAWLKEDNMKHKRTVGWDAAIDPYSDYAIKVRLSLRMAMGDEAYSWNSNEQYLFRASVAYALRQYYGQKNVTLLFTADNVITYKQTPRISFYVVVTDPNNPSVYIPKEDVKAAIRLSRGRLNDAFQLDDKTLEFEGIPATLSPPAEQPVEVWLVVFGVVMGAAVLMGFVLIVSGIRERRKKSKNTGVENPYEPDGHANRAYEDSSDEQTGF